The genome window CGCGAATCCAGTATTTACCCATTACTTTGAAACATCGTCTCAATGACTTCTGCGAAGTCTGAGACCTGTTCAGCCCGCTCCAAGTAGTACGTCGTCGTGATCTCTTCGGACTCGTGCCCCAGCTGCGATTGAGCCGCCTTAATGCCCAGGGTCTGGTCCAGATGGGTGGCAATTGCCTTGCGGAAATCCCGGGGAGTCTTGCCGACGTACGGGGACCCTTTCAGAGCCTCGCGCCAATGCCGACGTGTATTCGCCGGCCATCGGTACGTCCCAGTGCTTGACGGGAAGACCATCTCAAAGTGAGCGTTGATACGACGCTCGGTGAGCATCTGAACTGCTGTTGCCGGGAGCATCAGTCCGCGCTGTCCAGCCTCCGATTTGGGGTGATCTTGGCGGAAGAGCTTGCCGGTATCCGGGTCGGTGGAGAGCGTGCCGCAGATTCGCAACAGCCCTCGATCCAGGGCAACATCTTGCTCCCATCGTGGCGCCAAGCCTTCGCCGGTCCTCGCTCCGGTGGACATGATGAGCATCGATATCTCAGACAGTTCCGATGTGTGGGTTTCGTCGTACGCCGCGAAAAGCTCTCGCATCCGGTGGATGTGATTGATGGCGATGACCTTGACAACATTCTTGACCGCCGGCACGGGCATCGTCTCTGTCACGGGGTTCTTGCCGATCGCTCCTTGCCTCACGGCCAGGGCAAACATCTGAAGCATGACCGTCCGCGCGGTCCGGGCGATTGCCGGCGTAGCGAGCATGGACTTGATGAATCGATCAACCCGAGGCACTGATGCCTCGTTCAGCCGCAAGCTTCCGATTCCCGGCTTGATTCTCGACTGAATCGAGTTCCTGTACGTGTTGAATGTCCCTGCGACGGTCTTCTTGAGTCGCAGTTCTTCAAGCCACTTATCAGCGAGCTCGCTAACCGACGAAGTGGGGGAGAGGAGGTCAGCGTCGGTCCCCTCCGCGAGCTTAGATTTGAGCGCCTTGATGAGGTTCTGCTCCGCATTCGCTTCGGTTCTTCCGTTGCGCTGCATCTGTCGACGCCTCCCGCTTGCGTCGCGGAAATACGCGTATGCGATCGGTTGGCCGTCGATCGTGGTTCGCCGAATCGATCCCCACGTCTCGAGTACCAGTGGTGGTCTAGCCATACCGAATCCTCTCAGGAGAGCGCTCGCGCGAGCGTGTTCGTAAATCGTCCAAGTGGGCGCGTGCTGTACGTGCGGGCGCCGAGCCGTTGCAGGCAATGCGTCCGGTAGTGGTCGAGCAAGTCGATGGTGATGCCGAGCTCGTCGGCGATGTAGAACCGGTCAGTGCTGACCTGTTCGAGGGCGGCGTACTCGGCCGGGTCGATCAAGAGCTCCGCAGCGAACGTATCGG of Leifsonia poae contains these proteins:
- a CDS encoding tyrosine-type recombinase/integrase → MARPPLVLETWGSIRRTTIDGQPIAYAYFRDASGRRRQMQRNGRTEANAEQNLIKALKSKLAEGTDADLLSPTSSVSELADKWLEELRLKKTVAGTFNTYRNSIQSRIKPGIGSLRLNEASVPRVDRFIKSMLATPAIARTARTVMLQMFALAVRQGAIGKNPVTETMPVPAVKNVVKVIAINHIHRMRELFAAYDETHTSELSEISMLIMSTGARTGEGLAPRWEQDVALDRGLLRICGTLSTDPDTGKLFRQDHPKSEAGQRGLMLPATAVQMLTERRINAHFEMVFPSSTGTYRWPANTRRHWREALKGSPYVGKTPRDFRKAIATHLDQTLGIKAAQSQLGHESEEITTTYYLERAEQVSDFAEVIETMFQSNG